A single region of the Fenollaria sporofastidiosus genome encodes:
- a CDS encoding transglycosylase domain-containing protein, with amino-acid sequence MSNYKRRRKPRFTLKKLLVISLMTVLISLTLFAGTVGLAFVNILSTAPEIDPYSINSGFEETSLIYDKDNNLIEKIETAEYRTFVKLSKVPQYLKDAFISIEDERFYEHPGIDPKGILSSLYENFKAGGVVRGASTITQQLIKNTFLSNEQTLTRKLKEIYLALNLETKLSKDQILESYLNMISLGQNSYGVQEASRTYFSKNVDEINIAQAALLAGIVKGPNIYQPFYRVTPLKYDENTMQKIGETEILGEKYILVFNNKSVKRQRTILKKMLELGKITKDQYDEAINFDVASSLKPSEKKEAEITSYASDYVKNQVVHDLMEKYQITKQKAQERLFTGGLRIYSTIDTKVQKDLDEVNRNFNGILLGDVSRYKAPILVDRNLDSAGNIIDKNGNMVYYKRSNLLTEDGFLIIPKSEYAISENGDLNITSPRIYAYKKSSDIQDFYSIDDAKNLLTHRVGGLAVPDTYYLRQAKHNFIIKGEFFKTNDKFYKQDEAGNLLISPEYFYTNKSGLVQPQSATVVMDYRTGHIVAMIGGRDVKGSRILNRATDTARQPGSSIKPLAVYLPALDNGYTAATPILDLPMITADGKVWPNNVYTGFKGITTLRESLIYSINVSSARTLKKIGIKTSLKYLKLLGIINEDDPSRDNFIESSENKTHNDENLASLALGGMTKGVSPLDMTAAYSAIANDGVYNEPIIYTKVLDKDGNVVLEKEPKQRRVVSPQIAYVMKDILRSTAYEHTGGNAVLKGQASAGKTGTTDYNADFWFVGFTNYYAAATWMGNDSPKITITQNSWLAAKLWGHIMTKIHEGKESKPQFTEPEGIVKAYVCTKSGKKPNELCSSDPRGVVRQEIFAKGTEPKDVCDVHVSLEVNSENNKLATEFTPENLRITKVFTALNPAYNPAEHNGIIPKDFSYYPPTASDTQEDLDNYNKDHGIDLNNPDETVDWSDIITDITNRNNNNNSDNNNKHHNNNNDTGSEDDGDVKILP; translated from the coding sequence ATGTCTAATTATAAACGTAGAAGAAAGCCGAGGTTTACGCTAAAGAAGCTACTTGTCATATCGCTTATGACTGTGCTTATATCCTTAACTTTGTTTGCTGGCACTGTAGGCCTTGCTTTTGTAAATATACTTAGCACTGCCCCTGAGATTGATCCATACTCAATCAACAGTGGCTTTGAAGAGACGTCTCTTATCTATGATAAGGATAATAATTTAATTGAGAAAATTGAAACTGCTGAATACAGAACCTTTGTTAAGCTAAGCAAGGTTCCTCAGTATCTAAAGGATGCTTTCATTAGTATAGAAGACGAAAGATTCTACGAGCACCCTGGTATAGACCCTAAGGGTATCTTGTCATCTCTTTACGAGAACTTTAAAGCCGGTGGTGTTGTACGTGGTGCGTCAACTATCACTCAGCAGCTAATCAAAAATACATTCTTGTCTAACGAGCAAACTCTTACTAGAAAGTTAAAAGAAATATACCTTGCTCTAAACTTGGAGACTAAGCTTAGCAAGGATCAAATTCTTGAGTCTTACTTAAATATGATTTCTTTGGGACAAAACTCCTACGGCGTGCAAGAAGCTTCGAGAACATACTTCTCTAAGAATGTTGACGAGATAAACATCGCTCAAGCGGCTTTGCTTGCAGGCATAGTTAAAGGTCCTAACATTTACCAACCATTCTACAGGGTTACTCCTCTTAAGTATGACGAGAATACTATGCAAAAGATTGGCGAAACTGAAATTCTTGGTGAAAAGTACATCCTTGTCTTTAACAATAAATCTGTTAAAAGACAAAGAACAATACTTAAGAAGATGCTTGAACTTGGTAAAATTACTAAGGATCAATATGACGAAGCTATAAACTTTGATGTTGCTTCTAGCCTAAAGCCTAGCGAAAAGAAAGAAGCTGAGATTACAAGCTACGCAAGTGATTATGTCAAGAATCAAGTTGTTCACGATTTGATGGAAAAATACCAAATCACTAAGCAAAAAGCTCAAGAGAGATTATTTACAGGCGGTCTTAGAATATACTCAACCATTGACACTAAGGTGCAAAAGGATCTTGACGAAGTTAATAGAAACTTCAACGGCATACTTTTAGGTGACGTATCAAGGTACAAAGCGCCTATACTTGTTGATAGAAACCTTGACAGTGCAGGTAACATCATTGACAAAAACGGCAACATGGTCTACTACAAGAGATCTAATCTTCTTACTGAAGATGGCTTCCTTATAATACCGAAGTCTGAGTACGCAATCAGTGAAAACGGCGACCTTAATATCACAAGTCCAAGAATATATGCCTACAAGAAATCAAGTGATATACAAGACTTCTACTCTATCGATGATGCAAAGAACCTTCTAACTCACAGAGTTGGCGGTCTTGCAGTGCCAGATACTTACTACTTAAGACAGGCAAAGCACAACTTTATAATCAAGGGAGAATTCTTTAAAACAAACGATAAGTTCTACAAGCAAGATGAAGCTGGTAATCTACTTATTAGTCCAGAGTACTTCTACACTAATAAATCTGGTCTTGTTCAGCCACAATCTGCAACTGTTGTTATGGACTACAGAACTGGTCACATAGTTGCAATGATTGGTGGCCGTGATGTAAAGGGATCAAGAATACTAAACAGAGCAACTGATACAGCAAGACAACCAGGTTCATCGATAAAGCCGCTTGCAGTATATTTGCCAGCTTTAGATAACGGTTACACTGCCGCAACTCCAATCCTTGACCTACCTATGATTACAGCTGATGGCAAGGTATGGCCAAACAACGTTTACACTGGCTTTAAAGGTATAACAACGCTAAGAGAGTCTCTGATCTACTCTATCAACGTAAGTTCAGCAAGAACATTAAAGAAGATTGGTATTAAAACATCTCTTAAGTATCTAAAGCTTTTAGGTATAATAAATGAAGATGATCCATCTAGGGATAACTTTATTGAATCGAGTGAAAACAAAACTCACAACGACGAGAACTTAGCTTCTCTAGCACTTGGTGGTATGACTAAGGGTGTGAGCCCTCTAGATATGACAGCAGCCTACAGCGCTATAGCTAACGATGGTGTTTATAACGAACCAATTATATATACAAAGGTCTTAGACAAGGACGGCAACGTTGTTCTTGAGAAAGAACCAAAGCAAAGAAGAGTTGTTAGTCCACAAATCGCATATGTAATGAAGGATATACTTAGATCAACAGCCTACGAACACACTGGTGGCAACGCTGTTCTTAAGGGACAAGCAAGTGCTGGTAAGACTGGTACTACTGACTACAACGCAGACTTTTGGTTTGTTGGCTTCACTAATTACTACGCAGCTGCTACATGGATGGGTAACGACTCACCAAAGATTACCATAACTCAAAACTCTTGGCTAGCAGCAAAACTTTGGGGCCACATAATGACAAAGATACACGAAGGCAAAGAAAGCAAGCCACAATTTACAGAGCCTGAAGGCATAGTTAAGGCGTATGTATGCACTAAGTCAGGAAAGAAACCAAATGAGCTGTGCTCATCAGACCCAAGAGGCGTTGTAAGGCAAGAGATATTCGCAAAAGGTACCGAGCCTAAAGATGTTTGTGATGTGCATGTATCTTTAGAAGTTAACTCCGAAAACAACAAGCTTGCTACAGAGTTTACACCAGAAAACCTAAGAATCACAAAAGTATTCACTGCTCTAAATCCTGCTTATAATCCTGCCGAACACAACGGTATAATACCTAAGGACTTCAGCTACTACCCACCTACTGCATCAGACACTCAAGAAGACTTAGATAACTACAACAAAGATCATGGCATTGATTTAAACAATCCTGATGAAACTGTTGATTGGAGCGATATAATAACAGATATTACCAACAGAAATAATAACAATAACAGTGACAATAATAACAAACATCACAATAACAACAACGATACAGGAAGCGAAGACGATGGCGATGTAAAGATATTACCATAA
- the hflX gene encoding GTPase HflX: MERAIIYTIEFDSKTDEYLDELEALLEACDAEAIVRVKQSKDVLNPRTYMGKGKLNEIKTLIEANDIDLLVVNDELSGIQTRNLEDELDIKVVDRTNLILDIFALRAETVEAKLQVELAQLSYRLPRLVGMNNYLSREGGGIGTRGPGEQKLETDRRHIQEQIDRIKNKLKEAQKSRENISRKRNESEIPYVSIIGYTNCGKSTILNSMIRLSESGAREVLAKDMLFATLQTFVRKIKFSSGSEFIASDTVGFVSNLPTKLVEAFKGTLEELKYADLILHVVDISDENMHLEIETTLELMKSLGLMDKRVLRVYNKVDKLDEQRRASLKDTDDIIYISAKDDEDVKKLIDKIESIIKDDHKEVIMRVPFKDSALVDRLKKSYAVEVTKYDEASMYIKVKLSQKDYNKYKEYVCE; encoded by the coding sequence ATGGAAAGAGCGATTATATATACAATTGAATTTGACTCAAAGACTGATGAGTATCTTGACGAACTTGAAGCGCTTCTTGAGGCATGCGACGCCGAGGCTATAGTCAGAGTGAAACAAAGTAAGGACGTACTCAACCCTCGCACGTATATGGGCAAGGGTAAGCTTAACGAGATTAAAACGCTTATTGAGGCTAATGACATCGACTTACTTGTTGTTAATGATGAGCTAAGTGGTATTCAAACAAGAAACTTGGAGGATGAGCTTGACATTAAGGTTGTTGACAGGACCAATCTTATCTTGGATATATTTGCTCTGAGGGCTGAAACTGTTGAGGCAAAGCTGCAAGTAGAGCTTGCTCAGCTTTCGTATAGGCTTCCAAGGCTTGTAGGTATGAACAACTACCTATCAAGAGAGGGCGGTGGCATCGGTACAAGAGGTCCCGGTGAGCAAAAGCTTGAAACTGACAGGCGTCATATACAAGAGCAGATTGACAGAATCAAAAACAAGCTAAAAGAAGCTCAAAAGTCGAGGGAAAACATCTCTAGAAAGAGAAATGAGAGCGAAATACCATATGTAAGCATCATCGGTTACACTAACTGTGGCAAGTCTACTATACTAAACAGTATGATTAGACTCTCAGAAAGTGGTGCAAGGGAAGTTTTAGCTAAGGATATGCTCTTTGCAACTTTGCAAACTTTTGTAAGAAAGATAAAGTTTTCTAGTGGATCTGAATTTATCGCTTCAGATACTGTAGGTTTTGTTTCGAATTTGCCAACAAAGCTGGTAGAAGCGTTCAAAGGTACACTTGAGGAGCTAAAGTATGCAGATTTAATCTTGCACGTAGTTGATATATCTGATGAGAACATGCATCTTGAGATTGAGACGACTCTTGAACTTATGAAGTCTTTAGGGCTTATGGACAAGAGGGTCTTAAGAGTATATAATAAGGTAGATAAACTTGACGAGCAAAGAAGGGCGTCTTTGAAGGATACAGATGACATTATCTACATCTCGGCAAAAGATGACGAAGATGTTAAAAAGCTTATAGACAAGATCGAGTCAATAATCAAAGATGATCACAAAGAAGTGATTATGAGAGTTCCGTTCAAGGACAGCGCTCTTGTTGACAGGCTTAAAAAGAGCTATGCCGTTGAGGTTACAAAGTACGACGAAGCTTCGATGTACATAAAAGTGAAGCTTTCTCAAAAAGATTACAATAAATATAAAGAATATGTGTGCGAATAA
- a CDS encoding IMPACT family protein codes for MCANKEYRSVLGLVSAEDLINKSKFIAHTKHVTSEEEASNFISEMKEKYKDATHNVSAYIINGAIPIKRYDEDGEPQGSSARPILGVMEMEGLSNIVCVVTRYFGGIKLGVGGLVRAYSGAFKKSIEDQIYDYGSFLKYRLRFPYSELDKIKNHLSHTVYDLDNLEYMENISADIYIKEEDSKELLETLKNLANRELEYEFVDEDICAHIDKRIVK; via the coding sequence ATGTGTGCGAATAAAGAGTACAGGTCGGTTCTGGGCCTTGTTAGCGCCGAGGATTTGATAAATAAATCAAAGTTTATAGCTCACACAAAGCACGTGACTAGCGAAGAAGAGGCTAGTAATTTTATCTCTGAGATGAAAGAAAAGTATAAGGACGCAACACACAATGTCAGCGCTTATATTATCAACGGTGCGATTCCTATAAAACGCTACGATGAAGATGGAGAGCCGCAAGGTTCATCTGCAAGACCCATACTAGGCGTTATGGAGATGGAGGGCCTCTCAAACATCGTTTGTGTTGTAACTAGGTACTTTGGAGGGATTAAGCTTGGAGTAGGTGGCCTTGTAAGAGCTTACTCTGGTGCATTTAAAAAGAGCATAGAAGATCAAATTTATGACTATGGAAGCTTTCTTAAGTACAGGCTGAGATTCCCATATTCAGAGCTTGACAAAATTAAGAATCATCTATCACATACTGTTTATGATTTAGATAATTTAGAATACATGGAAAATATTAGTGCCGACATATATATAAAGGAAGAAGATAGCAAGGAGCTTTTAGAGACGCTAAAAAACCTTGCTAATCGCGAGCTCGAATATGAGTTTGTAGATGAAGATATATGTGCACATATAGACAAAAGGATCGTGAAATAA
- the nadE gene encoding NAD(+) synthase: MKDYEKIVQDMVSWLRDKRDKTGLKGAVFGLSGGVDSAVVAALSKLAFGDDHLAIVMPIHSLKEDEVDAKLLADKLGIKTTRVDLTSTYDDFVKNAKAESFTKMSLSNIKPRLRMTNLYLYGQNLSYMVLGSSNKSEYLVGYFTKWADSACDVYLLRDFYKSEVYELAKVLGVPDEIINKKPSAGLWKGQSDEDELGVSYDDIEKYFEGETIDSEKAKRIQALYKSTQHKRDSIDYYKK, translated from the coding sequence TTGAAAGATTATGAAAAGATAGTTCAAGATATGGTATCTTGGTTAAGAGATAAAAGGGACAAGACTGGCTTAAAAGGAGCAGTTTTCGGGCTTTCAGGGGGTGTTGACTCAGCTGTAGTTGCCGCTCTTTCTAAGCTTGCCTTTGGTGATGATCACTTAGCTATAGTGATGCCAATACATTCACTCAAAGAGGATGAAGTAGATGCAAAATTACTAGCAGATAAGCTAGGCATCAAAACTACCAGAGTTGACCTAACAAGCACATATGATGACTTTGTTAAAAATGCCAAGGCAGAAAGCTTTACAAAGATGAGTCTTTCTAATATAAAGCCGAGACTTAGGATGACTAACCTCTACTTATATGGACAGAATTTATCATATATGGTCTTAGGCTCATCAAATAAAAGTGAGTACCTAGTTGGCTACTTTACTAAGTGGGCAGACAGTGCTTGTGACGTATATCTACTTAGGGACTTTTACAAAAGCGAGGTATATGAACTAGCGAAGGTCTTAGGAGTACCTGATGAGATCATAAACAAAAAGCCATCAGCAGGACTATGGAAGGGTCAAAGTGACGAAGACGAGTTAGGAGTTTCGTATGACGATATAGAAAAGTATTTCGAGGGCGAGACTATTGACTCAGAAAAAGCAAAAAGAATACAAGCGCTATACAAGTCGACTCAGCATAAGAGAGACAGTATAGATTATTATAAAAAGTAA
- a CDS encoding YebC/PmpR family DNA-binding transcriptional regulator: MSGHSKWKTIKAKKGKEDQRRASVFTKLARYITVAVKEGGSNPEFNPSLKSAIEKAKAENMPNDNIERAIKKGEGSEGDANYENVVYEGYGVGGVAVIVDCLTDNRNRTASDVRHAFDKHGGNLGTTGCVSYLFDKKGFIAIENDGSVDEDTLTMDAIDLGAEDFKAYEEGFEIYTAVEDFNQVVEGLKDRGYKLSVFEISNIPQTTVKLDEEQAIKFEKMVDELEESDDVQSVSHNLED, encoded by the coding sequence ATGTCAGGACATTCAAAATGGAAAACAATAAAGGCTAAGAAAGGTAAAGAAGACCAAAGAAGAGCCTCAGTATTTACAAAACTAGCTAGATACATTACTGTTGCAGTTAAGGAAGGTGGATCAAACCCAGAATTTAATCCATCATTAAAGTCAGCGATAGAAAAAGCTAAGGCTGAGAACATGCCTAACGACAACATTGAAAGAGCTATCAAGAAAGGTGAAGGCTCAGAAGGCGATGCAAACTACGAAAACGTTGTATACGAAGGCTACGGAGTTGGTGGAGTTGCAGTTATAGTTGACTGCTTAACAGACAACAGAAACAGAACAGCATCAGACGTAAGACACGCTTTTGATAAACATGGCGGAAATTTAGGAACAACAGGCTGCGTATCATATCTATTCGATAAGAAAGGTTTTATCGCTATAGAAAATGACGGATCAGTTGATGAAGACACTCTAACAATGGACGCAATAGATTTAGGAGCAGAGGATTTCAAAGCATACGAAGAAGGCTTCGAAATATATACAGCCGTTGAAGACTTTAACCAAGTGGTAGAAGGACTAAAGGACAGAGGCTACAAGCTAAGTGTTTTTGAAATATCCAATATACCACAAACAACAGTTAAGCTTGATGAAGAACAAGCAATCAAGTTTGAAAAGATGGTTGACGAACTAGAAGAGTCTGACGACGTTCAAAGCGTTTCACACAACTTAGAAGATTAA
- a CDS encoding TIGR01906 family membrane protein, translated as MKNMKLSVAIILSLNIIALILSQAIQTVSFDENAVYMNAKHMDNFDYIGRSEEEVLVASKVIAGYLRGENEDEHLELIGLNKKEISHMGDVRRIYKTIDIIKIVSAVITLVIIILYAWKKVNVFVFKELRNALFIAYIIPIFFGILYLTSFSSAFTKFHEIFFTNDLWLLDPSTDLLIRLMPEEFFIRGFLKILAYYTVSIFVIHLCSFYYVARSNKNMKKKGV; from the coding sequence ATGAAGAATATGAAATTATCAGTTGCTATTATATTAAGTCTTAATATAATAGCACTTATATTATCACAAGCAATTCAAACAGTATCCTTTGATGAGAATGCTGTTTATATGAATGCAAAGCATATGGATAACTTTGACTATATTGGTAGAAGCGAAGAAGAGGTCCTTGTAGCATCGAAAGTCATAGCAGGCTACCTAAGAGGAGAGAATGAGGATGAGCATCTTGAGCTTATAGGACTAAACAAAAAAGAGATAAGCCACATGGGAGATGTAAGAAGAATATACAAAACTATTGACATAATTAAGATAGTCTCAGCAGTTATAACATTAGTTATAATAATTTTATATGCATGGAAGAAAGTCAACGTATTTGTGTTTAAAGAGCTAAGAAATGCACTCTTTATTGCATATATAATACCAATATTTTTTGGTATATTATATTTAACAAGCTTCTCCTCTGCATTCACTAAGTTTCATGAAATCTTCTTTACGAATGATTTGTGGCTTCTAGACCCAAGTACGGACCTACTTATAAGACTAATGCCCGAAGAGTTTTTCATAAGAGGTTTTCTTAAGATTCTAGCCTACTATACTGTATCAATATTCGTCATACATCTATGCAGTTTTTACTATGTTGCAAGAAGCAATAAAAATATGAAGAAGAAGGGAGTATAA
- the deoC gene encoding deoxyribose-phosphate aldolase, with translation MLDIGNFIDQTNLKQDASDLDIIKLVEEQKKYKFRSICIAPSFLQVARKNLQNIYLTTVIAFPNGYASTEAKVFEAKDAIKNGANDLDVVSNIGRIKMRDYDYLSKEINSLREASLGHILKFIIETSFLDKEDIFYITNLLVEGGAEFVKTSTGFTKFGASIDDVKFIKKNFDGKIKIKASGGISDYKTAIDFIDASADVIGTSHGIDIINYK, from the coding sequence ATGTTAGATATAGGTAATTTTATAGATCAAACTAATTTAAAACAGGATGCATCAGACTTAGACATCATAAAACTTGTTGAGGAGCAAAAGAAATATAAGTTCAGATCCATATGTATAGCACCTTCATTTTTGCAAGTTGCTCGTAAAAACTTGCAAAATATTTATCTCACTACAGTAATAGCGTTTCCAAATGGATATGCAAGTACAGAAGCAAAAGTATTTGAAGCAAAAGATGCAATAAAAAATGGAGCAAATGATTTAGATGTTGTTTCGAATATCGGAAGAATCAAGATGAGAGACTATGACTATCTGAGTAAAGAGATAAATTCTTTAAGGGAGGCAAGTTTGGGCCATATTTTAAAATTTATAATAGAAACATCCTTTCTAGACAAGGAAGATATATTTTATATAACAAATTTACTAGTTGAGGGTGGGGCTGAGTTTGTGAAAACATCAACAGGTTTTACGAAATTCGGAGCATCTATCGATGATGTAAAATTTATAAAAAAGAATTTTGATGGCAAAATAAAAATAAAAGCATCAGGTGGAATTTCTGATTATAAAACTGCGATTGATTTTATAGACGCTAGTGCTGATGTTATCGGCACTTCACACGGAATTGACATTATAAATTATAAATAA
- a CDS encoding ABC transporter substrate-binding protein, with protein sequence MKLKKTLVFLLVLSMVLSAFAFACGKKTDEPAETGTETEAPADGEETTDEETAERPTEPSGQLIIGCITEPSGDFSGVWQNNATDADARRLVQGYGTVDQTDEGEFVIDDSIVEKYDTKENEDGSKTYTFTVKKGLKYADGKEIDAKDYVASFLLWGSKLIGPDFCKGKNTGGMDLVGYDAFSKGEKKEFAGVHLIDDYTFSATINPDNTPYFYELTSVSASPEDLEFWLGKKVDIKDDGDGCYFVEDINTEEYANAVKAARDKKTLPASGPYMLESYDEAQKLITMVINPNFQGDRLGRKPLIQKVIIKKVTEATQLDDLKTGGVDLLKGITKGDDINAGMDLTEGEGFAHTDYPRSGYGKIAFSCDVGPTQYAEVRQALAYLLDRNDFCKQFTGGYGSVVSGPFGTAQWFYQETKKELEEKLNSYPYDPAKAVELLKKAGFTLNESGAEYQEADPEKGIEGDGTRYKKMDDGKLMPLEIKWASTENNDVSDLLVVKLAENPDLVKAGIKIQRDAMSFDELLNWIYRDASVDAKYAVPTYNMFNLATKFPAGYDQKETYTTKEDLIKQGYNTNRIFDKDLEQAAIDMVKCSPDQRDKFKENFVKFVTRWNEMLPDLPLYSNQFFDFYNSKLKNWVNTQMKPFASTVMDAWVTE encoded by the coding sequence ATGAAACTTAAAAAGACATTAGTGTTTTTATTAGTACTATCTATGGTATTATCAGCTTTCGCATTCGCATGCGGCAAGAAGACTGACGAACCAGCAGAAACAGGTACTGAAACAGAAGCACCAGCAGATGGCGAAGAAACTACAGATGAAGAAACAGCTGAAAGACCAACTGAGCCAAGTGGACAATTAATAATTGGTTGTATTACTGAACCAAGCGGAGACTTCTCAGGAGTATGGCAAAACAATGCAACTGACGCTGACGCTAGACGTTTAGTTCAAGGATATGGTACAGTTGATCAAACAGATGAAGGCGAATTCGTAATTGATGACTCTATCGTTGAAAAGTATGATACTAAAGAAAACGAAGATGGATCAAAGACTTACACTTTCACTGTTAAAAAAGGTCTTAAATATGCAGACGGTAAAGAAATCGATGCAAAAGACTATGTTGCTAGCTTCTTACTTTGGGGCTCAAAACTTATTGGACCTGACTTCTGTAAAGGTAAAAACACAGGTGGTATGGACCTAGTAGGTTATGATGCATTTAGTAAGGGAGAAAAGAAAGAATTCGCTGGTGTTCATCTAATCGATGATTACACTTTCTCAGCAACAATAAATCCTGATAATACACCATATTTCTATGAATTAACTTCTGTATCAGCAAGTCCAGAAGATCTAGAATTCTGGTTAGGTAAAAAAGTAGACATTAAAGATGACGGCGATGGATGTTACTTTGTTGAAGATATAAACACTGAAGAGTATGCGAATGCTGTTAAAGCAGCAAGAGATAAAAAGACTCTTCCAGCAAGCGGTCCTTATATGTTAGAAAGCTATGATGAAGCACAAAAATTAATAACTATGGTTATCAACCCTAACTTCCAAGGCGATAGATTAGGCAGAAAACCTCTAATTCAAAAAGTTATCATTAAGAAAGTTACAGAAGCAACTCAACTTGACGACTTAAAAACTGGTGGTGTTGACCTATTAAAGGGCATCACAAAGGGTGATGACATCAACGCTGGTATGGACTTAACAGAAGGCGAAGGCTTTGCTCATACAGATTATCCAAGATCTGGTTATGGTAAGATTGCATTCTCTTGCGACGTTGGACCAACTCAATATGCAGAAGTAAGACAAGCACTTGCTTACTTACTAGACAGAAACGATTTCTGTAAACAATTTACAGGCGGATACGGTTCTGTTGTTAGCGGACCTTTTGGTACAGCTCAATGGTTCTATCAAGAAACTAAGAAAGAACTTGAAGAAAAATTAAATTCTTATCCATATGACCCAGCTAAGGCTGTAGAATTACTGAAAAAAGCTGGCTTTACTCTAAACGAATCAGGCGCTGAATACCAAGAAGCCGACCCAGAAAAAGGCATAGAAGGAGACGGAACAAGATACAAAAAGATGGATGACGGTAAGTTAATGCCACTTGAAATCAAATGGGCATCTACTGAAAACAATGACGTATCTGACTTACTAGTTGTTAAATTAGCTGAAAACCCTGACCTTGTAAAAGCAGGTATCAAGATTCAAAGAGACGCAATGAGCTTTGATGAACTTCTTAACTGGATATACAGAGACGCATCAGTAGATGCTAAGTATGCTGTTCCAACATATAACATGTTTAACTTAGCTACAAAGTTCCCAGCTGGTTATGATCAAAAAGAAACATATACAACAAAAGAAGATTTAATCAAGCAAGGCTACAACACTAACCGCATCTTCGATAAAGACTTAGAGCAAGCAGCTATTGACATGGTTAAATGTTCACCAGATCAAAGAGATAAATTCAAGGAAAACTTTGTTAAATTCGTAACTAGATGGAATGAAATGCTTCCTGACCTACCACTATACTCTAACCAATTCTTTGACTTCTACAATTCTAAATTAAAGAATTGGGTTAATACTCAAATGAAGCCATTCGCATCAACAGTAATGGATGCTTGGGTTACAGAATAG
- a CDS encoding ABC transporter permease translates to MMMGKYVIKRILYMVFVFFVMSILLFFLYNMIPSDPARAELEPMKAQLKPEEYNRRYQDLRKQYGLDDPMIMRYGKWLGRLLQGDLGDSRVYKDKVINVVKEPLKLTIFINIFAIILGLGITIPLGIACAVKKNSVFDQVTQVLTVIGYSIPVFITALMFIYVFSVKLQWFPVSGMRTAGKNYTGIKDTLDILKHITLPLIIMTVGSLGGMTRYVRAAMDDALGMDYIKTARAKGLKEKAVIYSHAWRNALLPVVTLIVGWFMSIFSGSLIIETMFNLNGMGKFYIDALNKKDYDLALAIQLFYIIITLVGNLVTDLTYGLVDPRVRVEN, encoded by the coding sequence ATGATGATGGGAAAATATGTTATAAAAAGAATACTTTACATGGTATTCGTATTCTTTGTTATGTCTATTTTACTTTTCTTCTTATACAATATGATACCTTCAGACCCTGCAAGAGCAGAGCTTGAACCAATGAAGGCACAATTGAAACCAGAAGAGTACAATAGAAGATATCAAGACTTAAGAAAACAATACGGTCTTGACGATCCTATGATAATGAGATATGGTAAATGGCTTGGTAGATTGTTACAAGGCGACTTAGGAGACTCAAGAGTATATAAAGATAAGGTTATAAATGTTGTAAAAGAACCTTTAAAACTTACTATATTTATTAATATTTTTGCAATAATTTTAGGTCTAGGTATAACTATACCTTTAGGTATTGCGTGTGCTGTTAAAAAGAATTCAGTTTTCGACCAAGTAACACAGGTATTAACAGTTATAGGTTACTCTATACCAGTTTTTATCACAGCACTAATGTTCATTTATGTATTTAGTGTTAAACTACAGTGGTTCCCAGTTAGTGGTATGAGAACTGCAGGAAAGAACTATACAGGTATTAAGGATACACTTGATATCTTAAAGCACATTACGCTTCCTCTAATAATCATGACAGTAGGTTCACTTGGTGGTATGACAAGATACGTCAGAGCTGCTATGGATGACGCTTTAGGCATGGATTATATTAAGACTGCAAGAGCAAAGGGCTTAAAGGAAAAGGCTGTAATTTATTCACACGCGTGGAGAAATGCGCTTTTACCAGTAGTTACACTAATTGTTGGCTGGTTTATGAGTATATTCTCTGGATCACTAATTATTGAAACAATGTTTAATTTAAATGGTATGGGTAAGTTCTACATAGATGCTTTAAACAAGAAGGACTATGACTTAGCGCTTGCAATTCAGCTATTTTATATAATAATAACTCTAGTTGGAAACTTGGTTACTGACTTAACATATGGCTTAGTTGACCCTAGAGTTAGAGTAGAAAATTAG